A segment of the Bacillus sp. es.034 genome:
GCTGTACCTGCCTCAGCTGCAACCGTGGGACCACAGAATGTGTTAGCGAAGCCAACGGTGAAATATGATCATAAGCATGGAGGGGCGTTCGATTTAGGAATCGCGAACGATGAACGTCTGATCGAGATGCTGAAGAAAGAAGGCAAGATCAAGAAGAATGCTACTGCTGCAGAAGCACAGAAGGGATTGCAAAAATTCCTTAAAGCGAAAGCGGATTCTGCTGAAAAAAATCCAGGGGAACTTCAGGATGAGGTAGCGGAAACGAAGACCAAGCTGAAAAAAGAAATGAAGAGTAACAGCCTGACTTCAGGTAAGGGAAATAAGCTTGGACAAGCTAAGAAAAACGCACCGGCTTCTGTAGAAGAAGAGGCATATGATGGTGAAAAGCGTACCGACGAAGTATTGGTTCTTCTTGTTGATTACCCGGACAAGCCTCATAATTCAATGACGGCTGATGAAACGGATATGCATTATGACGGTGAGGATGCTTATTCACGTGAGCATTATCAGGATATGTTATTCGGAGATGGTGGCTGGACAGGGCCAGACGGAAAGACGTATGTATCAATGAAACAGTATTATGAACAGCAATCGGGTGGAAGTTACTCAGTGGATGGTGAGGTTGCTGGGTGGTATACAGCAAGTAAACCGGCGGCTGCTTATGGTGGAAACTATCCAACAGAAGATGATAGTGATGTCGATGCAAGAGGTCTTGTAAAAGAAGCTCTGGCAGCAGCTGCTGCGGATGAAGACGTAAACCTTGCAGATTATGACCAGTGGGATCGTTACGATCTTGATGGAGACGGAGATTATCTTGAGCCGGACGGGCTTGTCGATCACTTAATGGTTATTCACTCAGGTGTTGGAGAAGAAGCTGGTGGTGGTTCTTTAGGATCTGACGCTATCTGGTCACACCGCTGGAATTTAAATGGAGTAACTCCAATCGCTGGAACAGAAGCGGAGGTTAACTATTGGGGTGGACCAATGGCTGCCTATGACTACACAATCGAACCTGAAGACGGTGCAGTCGGAGTCATGGCCCACGAATACGGACATGATTTAGGATTGCCTGATGAGTATGATACTCAGTACTCAGGTGCCGGTGAAGCGGTAAGCTACTGGTCCATCATGGCAAGCGGAAGCTGGGCAGGAGACATCCCGGGAGCACAGCCGACTGGATTCAGTCCTTATGCAAAGGAAATGCTTCAGGCTTCTGCTGTAGTGGATAGTGAAGGTACACCTGGAAATTGGCAGACTGGAACTGAAGTAAATGTTGAAGATTTAGATGGTAAAGGAACTGAAGTACTTCTAGATGAAGCAGCTACAAAAGGTACGAATAATGATGTAGTGAAAGTGAATCTTCCTCAAAAAGAAACAGTCATCAATAAGCCTGCAAGCGGTGATTACGAGTACTTCTCTGGAAGTGCTGATGACTTAGAAAATACTTTGACTACAAAAGTTGACTTAACCAATGCAACTTCTGCTCAATTCAACTTCAAAGCTTGGTACGACATCGAAAAGGACTGGGATTACGCATATGTAACAGTTAACGGTGAACCGGTTGCAAGTGATATTACAACGAATGAGAATCCTCATGATGCGAATCTAGGTAATGGAATCACTGGTTCTTCCAATGGCTGGGTTGACGCTTCATTCGATCTTTCTGCTTTCGCTGGAGAAGAAGTGGAAATTGCAATCGAGTACGTAACAGATGGTGCAGTTTCTCAACCTGGTCTATATGCAGACGATCTTTCTGTAGTTGTTGATGGAGAACAAGTATTGTTTGATGACGCTGAAGGCGATGCTAAATTCACTTTAGATGG
Coding sequences within it:
- a CDS encoding immune inhibitor A domain-containing protein, whose translation is MAAALSVGAFAVPASAATVGPQNVLAKPTVKYDHKHGGAFDLGIANDERLIEMLKKEGKIKKNATAAEAQKGLQKFLKAKADSAEKNPGELQDEVAETKTKLKKEMKSNSLTSGKGNKLGQAKKNAPASVEEEAYDGEKRTDEVLVLLVDYPDKPHNSMTADETDMHYDGEDAYSREHYQDMLFGDGGWTGPDGKTYVSMKQYYEQQSGGSYSVDGEVAGWYTASKPAAAYGGNYPTEDDSDVDARGLVKEALAAAAADEDVNLADYDQWDRYDLDGDGDYLEPDGLVDHLMVIHSGVGEEAGGGSLGSDAIWSHRWNLNGVTPIAGTEAEVNYWGGPMAAYDYTIEPEDGAVGVMAHEYGHDLGLPDEYDTQYSGAGEAVSYWSIMASGSWAGDIPGAQPTGFSPYAKEMLQASAVVDSEGTPGNWQTGTEVNVEDLDGKGTEVLLDEAATKGTNNDVVKVNLPQKETVINKPASGDYEYFSGSADDLENTLTTKVDLTNATSAQFNFKAWYDIEKDWDYAYVTVNGEPVASDITTNENPHDANLGNGITGSSNGWVDASFDLSAFAGEEVEIAIEYVTDGAVSQPGLYADDLSVVVDGEQVLFDDAEGDAKFTLDGFEKNDGIKRSDHYYLLEWRSHNGVDEGLANIRRGASLMEYNEGLVVWYVDNQFSENWTGIHPGDGFLGVVDADQSTNYWSDGSVGSTRYQIHDAAFSLNKSEKMFLDYSELLGITMKDNHTARNPLFDDSADYSNKGLVDAGRNVPNYGLNFRVTGESADGTVGKVLLYKK